The genome window AAGCCCTGGAAAAGAAATAAACCATTATTTTGTTCCTCAAAGATGGCAGCTTGTTCAGGCTGCCATCTTTTTTTAAAAGAAATGCTACTGCATCAAAATATTTAGGTTGAAAACGAGCCGTTCAACGGATATAATTCATCCATGAGCAAAAATCCCATAAACCGGCACTGGCCCAGGGCCAGGACCAAAACGGTCAAGATCGGCGGGATCTCGATCGGTGGGACCAATCAGGTCGCCATCCAGTCCATGACCACAACCGGAACCGCCGACCATAAATCCACCCTGGCCCAGATCAAACGGCTGGAGAAGGCAGGCTGTCAGATCATCCGCCTGGCCGTGCCCGATCAGGAAGCAGCCCGGGCCTTAAAACAGATCCGGCAGGGGACCAAACTGCCGCTGGTGGCCGACATTCATTTTGACCACCGCCTGGCATTGCTGGCCCTGGAGGCCGGGGTCGACAAGCTGCGGATAAATCCCGGCAACATCGGCTCCCGGGACAAGATCAAACAGGTGGTCAGGGCCGCCGCCCGGAGGGGCGTTCCCATCAGGATCGGGGTCAATGCCGGGTCGCTGGAAAAGGACATCCTGGCCAGGCACGGCCGGCCCACCGCCGCCGGGCTGGTGGAAAGCGCTTTGAGGCATATTTTGATACTGGAAGACCTGGACTTTACCGATATTGTGATCTCGCTCAAGGGCTCGGAAGTGCCAATGACCATCGAGGCTTATCGTATAATGTCCCGAAGATCCAAATATCCCCTGCATCTGGGGATCACTGAGGCCGGCACGGCCTATGCCGGGGCCATCCGCTCGGCGGTGGGGATAGGATCGCTCCTGTCACAGGGCATCGGGGATACCATCCGGGTCTCGCTTTCCGGCGATCCGGTGAAGGAAGTGGAGGCGGCCCGGATAATCCTGCAGTCCCTGGACCTGGGAAGTTTTGGGCCGGTGGTGCTGGCCTGTCCCACCTGCGGCCGGGCCAGGATAGATGTGGCCAGGATCGCCGGCCAGGTGGAGAGAAAGATCAAGAACATCATAACCCCGTTGAAGATCGCAGTGATGGGATGCGCCGTCAACGGGCCGGGCGAGGCCCGCCAGGCCGATCTAGGGATCGCTGGCGGCAGCAACGGGAAGGGGCTGCTGTTCAAAAAGGGGAAGGTAGTGGAAACGGTTGCCGAAAATATGATGATCGAAAGACTGCTGGCTGAGATCGGTAAAATGTCTCCCAAATAAAACCCCGGAAAATTAAGGAGGGATCATGGCCTCGGGTAAAAAAATATTCTTCATAGTCCTGATCGCGGCAGGAGTGCTGCTGTTCGGGCTGACCATGGCGGCCATCGTCTGGTCATCATTCTCCCAGAGCGGCGGGATGGAGGTCAGCTACGGGAAATACGTGGGGATCGTGGAAGTGAACGGGGCCATAGTTTCCCCGGATGAGACGGTCAACCTCATAAAAAAATACCGGGACAACAGCGCCATCAAGGCCATAGTGCTGAGGGTCCAGAGCCCGGGGGGCGGGGTGGCGGCTTCCCAGGAGATCTACCAGGCCGTCAAGAACGCCAGGTCCGTCAAACCGGTGGTCTGCTCCATGGGCGAGGTGGCGGCCTCGGGCGGATATTACATAGCCTGCGCCTGCGATTCGATAGTGGCCAATCCCGGCACCCTGACCGGTTCCATCGGGGTGATCATGGAATTCATGGTGGCCGAGGAACTGATCAAAAAAGTGGGGCTGAAATTCGAAGTGCTGAAGGCCGGCCAGAACAAGGATCTGGGCTCCCCATTCCGCCAGATGACGCCGGAGGAAAGGGCACTGCTCCAAAGCATGATTGACGACGTTCACGGCCAGTTCATAGAGGCCGTGGCCGAGGGCCGGCAGCTTTCCCCCGACTCGGTCAGATCCTTCGCCGACGGCCGGGTGTTCAGCGGGCGCCAGGCCCTGGCCCTGCGGCTGGTGGACAAGATGGGAACGCTGGAGGATGCCATTACCCTGGCGGCCGGGATGGCCGGATTAAAAGAAAAACCGAAGATCTTCCGGGAGCGCAAAAAAAAGCCCACCCTGTTCGACCTGCTGGTGAAAGGGGTGGATGAGATCACGAACCTGGACAACAGCGGGGTGCGGCTGCAGTACCGTCTGGTCCGTTAAAATAATCGTTTTATAATCTTGACATATTTTGTTTCTTTGAGTATAATTACCAACAATGCGGGCGTAGCTCAGTGATAGAGTGCCACCTTGCCAAGGTGGACGTCGAGGGTTTAAATCCCTTCGCCCGCTCCATAAAGATCAAGCGAATCCCTCCCTATTTGGGGAGGGATTTTTTATGGGGGAAATGGCCCAACTTAACAACAATTAAACAAACAGCCCCTTCCCGGTTTATCGGGAAGGGGCTGAACTTGATGGCTGGTGCCGAGGGTCGGAGTCGAACCGACACGATCTGTAGATCGAGGGATTTTAAGTCCCTTGCGTCTGCCAGTTCCGCCACCCCGGCATTAGAAAATCTTAGGAGCAAAGCGAGTTAGAATTTCTTATGGCCGCCTCAGGCGGGTAGGATACCTATGTGTTTAACTGGAGGCGGCTAGCGGGTTCGAACCGCTGAATAACGGTTTTGCAGACCGTCGCCTTACCACTTGGCTAAGCCGCCTTGCTTTTATATTTGTACTTCCTTGTCCCGAGGCGAGCTCCTTGCCTGGCTGGCGAGGGGCCGCCTAAATATAAGTGCTAATTTTAGCAGTTTTCCGGAGATAAGTCAAGAAAATCAAGCTTAAGTGGCCGGCTGAAGAAGTCTTTATTTGCTTGACTGCAAGGCCAATTTGAAATATACTTGAACAGCCACAGAAACGCCAATAAACCACGGGAGGTTAACGCCATGAAGAATATCCTGAGGATCATTCTGCCAATATTTGTGCTGGCTTCATCGGCCGCTGCGGGCCAGGATGACAGGGAGATAAGCCTGACCGTATACAACAACAATCTTGGGTTGGTAAGCGAGGTCCGGCAGCTGAGCCTGAAAAAAGGGACTTCTGAGATCAAGATCACAGATGTCCCATCCCAGATCGACGCGACCTCGGTCTTTTTCCAGTCTTTGTCCGATCCCGACAAGGTGGCGGTACTGGAGCAGAATTACCAGTATGACCTGGTGGGGGCCGCCAAGCTGCTGGAGCGTTACATAGACCAGAATATCAAGGCCTATGGAGCCGGGGGCAAGGTCTATGAAGGAAAACTTTTGGCCTACGACGGGGCCGGCATCGTATTGAACACCGGCGGCAACATCATCACCCTGAGGCTGACCGATAACCTCCAGAACTTTGAGTTCCCCAACCTGCCCCAGGGCCTGATCACCAGGCCCACCCTGATGTGGCTGGTGGACAACCAGGGCCCGGCCTCCCAAAAGTGCCGGATTTCATACCTGACCGCCGGGATCTCCTGGCACGCCGAATATGTGGCGCTGCTGGCGGAGGATGAGAAGACGCTGGACCTGGGAGCCTGGGTCTCGCTGGAGAACAACTCCGGAGCGTCTTTTCAGCAGGCCAGGCTTAAGCTGGTGGCGGGGGACGTCAACCGGGCCCAAGGGCCGCAACGGCGCTATCCCTCGGCCAAGGCCGATCTCCAGTCGGCCTCTCCGCAGTTTGAAGAAGAGAGTTTTTTCGAATATCATCTTTACACCCTGCAGCGCAAAGCCACCGTGGCCAATAACGAGGTCAAGCAGATATCCCTTTTCCCCAACACCAGGGCCGACTGCAAAAAACTTTTCACCTATGACGGGGCCGGCAGCGGCAAAAAGGTAGCGGTCCAGCTGGAGTTCAAGAACGAAAAAGGATCCGGGCTGGGGATGCCCCTGCCGGCCGGAAAGATAAGGGTCTATAAAAAGGACGACGGCCAAAGCCAGCAGTTCGTGGGCGAGGACCGGATCGAGCACACCCCCAAGGACGAGAAGGTGCGGATCACTTTGGGCAGCGCCTTTGACATAGTGGGAGAGCGTACTCCCAGGGAATACAAGCGGATCAACGAAAGGACCCAGGAGCAGTCGGTGGAGGTCAAACTGCGCAACCACAAGAATGAAGGGGTCGAGATCATCGTGGTGGAGCACCTTTCCGGGGACTGGGATATCAGGTCCAAGACCCACGAATTCAAAAAAAGGGACGCCCAGACCGTGGAATTCAAAGTCCCGGTGGCCAAAGACGGGGAAACCGTCCTAAGCTACACCGTCAGATACAAATGGTAATATTGTAAACTTGCCGTCCGGTCATTTATTTGGGGCTTTTAGTTGCAAAACATCTTGACGCGCCATTTAAATACTGCTATAATTAAAATCTATTTTGCGGAGAAACCAAAATGTACGGCGAAGGTAAAATCAAGGGATACTTAAGGCTGGCCTTGTCCGCTTCCCGGGCCGATCAGCTGGAGGCGGTGATCATGGCGGAGGACTCCCGCCTGACCCGTTTCGCCAACTCATATATCCACCAGAACGTGTCCGAGAGCAATGTCCTGCTTTCCATCCGGGCGGTGATCGGCAAAAAGATAGGGGTGGCCTCCACCAACATCCTGACCCCCGAGGCCATCAAACGGACCGTCAGCCAGGCCTGCCAGATAGCCTCCATCCAGAAGGAGAATCCCGATTTTGTCTCCCTGCCGTCCCCGGTAAAGGCGAAGACCGGGAACTGGAACCTGCTGGTTCCCCGCACCGAAAAATACACGGCCCGGGAGAGGGCCTTGGCGGTAAAGGTGATCTGCGACCGGGCCAACAAATTCGGGGCCAAGGCCTACGGGGCCTTTTCCACCGGGGTGGCGGAGCTGGGCGTCGCCAATTCGCTGGGGATAATGCAGTACAACTGTGCCAGCGACGCCAACATCAATACCGTGGTGATGACCGAAACCGGCTCCGGGTACGGCCAGGGGGCCTCCCGGGACGTGGCCAAGATCAACATCAAACAGATCGCCGAGAGCGCGGTCAAAAAGGCGGTGGAGAGCCAGCATCCGACGGAGCTCAAACCAGGGGTCTATCCGGTGGTGATGGAGGACATGGCTGCGATCACCCTGCTGGAATTTCTCAATTACACCGGCTTCTCGGCCATGGCGGTCCAGGAGGGGCGCAGTTTCATGGGTCTGAACATGGGGAAAAAGATCGTCAGCCCAAAGGTCACCATAGTCGATGATCCCCGCAATAACCACGGCTTTGCCTTTCCCTTCGATTTTGAAGGCGTGCCCAAGCAAAAGGTGACCCTGATCGAAAAAGGCGTGGCCCGTAATGTGGTCTATGACTCATTCACCGCCCACAAGGCCAAGCAGAAGAACACCGGGCATGCCCTGCCGGCCCCGGCATACTATCCGATGGCAGGCAATCTGGAAATGAAGGGCGGGGACTCCTCCCTGGAAAAGATGATCGCCTCCACCGAACGGGGGGTGTACATCACCCGCTTCCATTACTGCAACCTGATAGATCCCATGCAGGTCTCCATAACCGGAATGACCAGGGACGGAACCTTTCTGATAGAGAACGGAAAGATCACCAAACCGGTGAAGAACCTGCGTTTCACCGAAAGCGTGCTGAAGGCCCTATCCAATGTTTCGGCCGTTTCCCGCCAGACCACTCTGGTCACCGAAGGCGGAGGCTACGGGCACCGCTTTGCTGCGGGGACACTGGTTCCAGCCTTGAAAATAGACAAGTTCAACTTTACCGGCAAGACAGATTTTTAAACGCGAATTGTTTTTTTAATCCGCCAAGCGATGCACTGAGCTTAGTCGAAGTGACGCCAAAGTCGCTAAGATTCCCAATAACTCTTTTTTGCCTTTCCCTTTGCATACCAAGGTTCCGGCTTTTACAGGTCATTTTAGAAAAAACGGAGAGATGTCCGAGTGGTCGAAGGAGCACGTCTGGAAAGCGTGTATACCGCAAGGTATCCTGGGTTCAAATCCCAGTCTCTCCGCCATTTTTCGCTTTGCGAAAAATGGCGAGATCTCGCCTGCCACTCCAAAATTGGGACTACAATTTTGGAGTGGCGAGGCGGATCCGCCAGTTAGGTAATATAATGTATTATGTATATGTCCTGCTGAATGAAGATGGAACAAGGACTTATACTGGCGTTACCGACGATGTTAGAAAACGTTTAGCATTGCATAACGCAGGCAGAGTTAAAGCGTCGCGACCGTATCGGCCATATAAAATAGTTCATATTGAGTCGTTTGATACGCTTAAGGAAGCTATGGGAAAAGAAAAATTCTATAAGTCCACAACAGGACGCCGAAGATTAAAAGATATGTTTTTCAAGTAAACCAGCCGTAAATGGCCTTAGAAATGGTCCCTCAGAATAATTTATGTATGACCTCCAAGAGATAGGTTGACTGTTGTGGAGTTTGTTGAAAACATTTCCCGGCCCTTCCATATACGTCTGGCTGTTCAGAATAAACAAACTTTATAGGGAAAAATATATGAAAGCATTGATCACCGGCATCACCGGGCAGGACGGATCGTACCTGGCCGATTTTCTTTTAGCCAAGGGCTACCAGGTCCACGGAATGGTGCGGCGGGCCTCCACCGAAAGCTTTGACCGGATAGAGCACATCAAAGACAAGATCATTTTCCACCAGGCCGACCTGCTGGACCAGTTGTCGCTGATCACCGCCATCAAAGAGTCCCAGCCCGACGAGATCTACAACCTGGCCGCCCAAAGCTTCGTCCCCACTTCCTGGGACCAGCCGGTGCTGACCGGGGAATTCACCGCCCTGGGGGTCACCAGGATGCTGGAGGCGGTCCGGCTGGTCAACCCCAAGATCAAGTTCTATCAGGCTTCCAGCTCCGAGATGTTCGGCAAGGTGCGGGAGACCCCCCAGACCGAGCTGACGCCGTTCCATCCCCGCAGCCCCTACGGGGTGGCCAAGGTCTACGGGCACTGGATCACCATCAACTACCGGGAATCCTACGACATCTTCGCCTGCTCCGGCATCCTGTTCAACCACGAGTCGCCGCGCCGGGGCAAGGAGTTCGTCACCAAGAAGATCACCGACCACGCGGCCCGGATCAAGCTGGGGCTGGCCGATGAGTTGCGGCTGGGCAACCTGGACGCCAAGCGCGACTGGGGATTTGCCGGGGACTATGTAAGGGCCATGTGGCTGATGCTGCAGCAGACCCAGCCGGATGATTACGTGATAGCCACCGGCCGCACCCATTCGGTGAAGGATTTCTGCCAGATCGCCTTCGACCACCTGGGGCTGGATTACAAGAAATACGTCAAGATAGATCCCAAGTTCGTCCGGCCGGCCGAGGTGGACCTGCTGCTGGGCGACCCGGCCAAGGCCCAGAAGAAACTGGACTGGAAGCTGGAGGTATCCTTTGAACAATTGGTGAAGATGATGGTGGACCACGACCTGGAATATTACAAAAAACTGGGCAAGTGAAGTTCTTCATCACCGGCATAGAGGGATTCGTCGGCCACTACCTGGCCCAAAATCTTTTAGATAACGGACACCAGGTGGGGGGGAGTTATATCGATGCCCAGGCCGCTTCCGACCTGACCGAGAAATACAAGCTATATCAGGTTGATCTCCGCCGGCCAGAACAGATAGACAAAGCTTTAAAAGACTTCCGTCCCCAGGCCATTTTTCACCTGGCCGCCCAGAGTTCGCCGGCCCTTTCCTTTAAAAATCCCCAGCTTACATTTGAAGTGAACCTGATCGGCACGGTGAACCTGCTGGAGGTTGTAAGGGGTTTAAGGGAAAAATGCCGCCTGGTGCTGATCAGTTCCTGTGAGGTGTACGGTCCGACGGCCGGTGATAAGCCGCTCTCCGAAACGGAGCCCTATAATCCCATCAGCCCCTATGCTTCCAGCAAGGTGTTTCAGGAGATAACCTGTCTGCAATATTTCCGGACCTATGGACTGGAAACGGTTGTGGTCCGGCCGTTTCCCCACACCGGGCCCGGCCAGCCGGAAACTTTTGCCCTGCCTTCCTTTGCCCGGCAGATAGCCGGGATCGAAAAAGGCAGGCGGGAGCCGGTGATCACGGTCGGCAACCTTTCGGCCCGGCGCGACATCTCCGATGTCCGTGATGTGGTCCAGGCCTACCGGCTGCTGGCCAAAAAGGGGCGCCCGGGAGAGATTTACAACGTCAGCTCCGGCCAGGCGGTCTCCATGGAGGAGGCCCTGAAGCTTATGCTGAAGATGAGCACGGTATCCATAAAGACCGAGACCGACCCATCATTGCTGAGGCCGGCTGATGTTCCTCTGCTGTGGGGCGATCATTCCAAGCTAAAGGCCGAAACCGGGTGGAGACCTTCGTTCCTGCTTAAAGATACCCTGGAGAGCCTGTTGGATTACTGGCGGAAGCGAGACTAAACTTAAAAATATGAGGTGCTAGATGATAGAGGGAGTAAAAGTCAAGAAACTCAAGGTCATCCCCGACGAGCGGGGACGCCTGATGGAGATGCTCCGTTGCGATGATGATCTCTTCACCAAATTCGGCCAGGTCTACTTAAGCACCACCTATCCAGGAGTGGTCAAGGGCTGGCATTATCACAAGCTTCAGGCCGACAACATCGTCTGCGTCAAAGGGATGCTGAAGCTGGTGCTGTATGACGGCCGGGAGAGCTCGGCCACCAAAGGCGAGGTCAGCGAATTTTTCCTGGGCGAGCACAATCCCCTGCTGGTGCAGGTCCCCAAAGGCGTCTATCACGGCTGGAAGTGCATCTCGGAAAACGAGGCCTTTGTCATCAACTGCCCCACCGAACCCTACAACTACAGCCAGCCCGACGAGTACCGGCTGGATCCCCACAGCAGTGACATTCCCTACCAGTGGGAGCGCAAGGACGGCTGATCTAATGGGACAAGGGAACAGAGCATTGGGAATGGATGACAGGGAACTGATGTTTGGAACGGAAAACGACCCTTCGACAGGACTTCGACAGGGCTTCGATAAACTCAGCCTAACAGCTCAACCCGGCGGCTCAGGGCAAATAAACAGCAAATTGAAATAAAATGAATAAAACAATTATGGTCACCGGCGGGGCCGGTTTCATCGGCAGCCATTTTGTGGATCATATGCTGGCCAAGTATCCGGAATGCCGCATCGTGGTATACGACAAGTTGAACTATCGCGGCAATATGGACAACCTCAAGCAGGCCGAGAAAAATTCCCGCTATGCCTTTGTCAAAGCTGACATCTGCGATGCTCAGGCGGTGGGCGAAACGATTGAAAAACACAAGATCGACGTAATTGCAAATTTCGCGGCCGAGACCCACGTCGACCGGTCCATAATGGACCCCGATGCCTTCATCAAGACCGATGTTTACGGCACCTATGTGCTGCTGGAGGCGGTCAACAAATACAAGCTGGAGCGGTTTCACCACGTTTCAACCGACGAGGTCTACGGCCAGGTGATGACCGGGGCCTCAAAGGAAAAAGATCCCTTTGAAGCGCGCAGCCCGTATGCCGCCAGCAAGGCCGGCGCCGAACTGCTGGTATTTGCCTACTTCACGACCTACGGCACCCCGGTAACGATCACCCGCGGGGCCAACAACATCGGGCCGCGCCAGTACCCGGAGAACGCGGTGCCGCTTTTCTGCACCAACGCCATAGACGATCAGCCCCTTCCGATGTACGGCGATGGCAAACAGGTGCGCCAGTACCAGTATGTGATGGACCATGTGGAGGGGATCGAGACGGTGCTGCTGAAAGGCGAGGTGGGCCAAGCATACAACTGCGGGCCGGACAGCGAAACCCCCAACATTGTCATGGCGACCCGGATGCTGGAATTGCTGGGCAAGCCGACCAGCCTGATAAAATACGTAGCCGACCGGCCGGGGCACGACCGGCGCTATTGCATTGACTCATCCAAACTGAAGTCCCTGGGCTGGAAGCCGGGCCACAATTTTGAACAGGCGCTCAAGCTGACGGTCGATTGGTACCGGGACAATGAATGGTGGTGGCGGAAGCTGAAGAGCGGCGAGTACAAAGAATATTACCGTAAATGGTATGGTCAGCGGCTGGCTGATGCCAAGTGATAGGGCTGCCGGATCAAGGGTTACCGAACCAGTTAGGGCGTCATTGAAAAGGGAAATCTTTACGAAAGGCTTTAAGGTAATGGACCTGAAGACCAAGATCGAAGGGCATAAGGCCACAGTGGGCGTGATCGGCCTGGGATATGTGGGCCTGCCGTTGGCTGTTGAGTTCGGCCGGGTAGGCTTTAACGTGGTCGGTATTGACGTTGACCAGAAGAAGGTATCCTCCATCAACTCCGGCAAGAATTACATCGCCGACGTGGACGACCAGGTGCTGAAAAAACTGGTCAGCACGAAAAAGCTCAAGGCCACCGGGGATTACCAGGCGCTTAAACGTTGCGATGCGGTGTTGATCTGCGTCCCCACCCCCTTTACCGCCACCAAGGACCCAGACATCAGTTATATAATTTCAGCAACTAAGGATATTGCCCAATACCTGCACAGGGAGATGCTGGTGGTGCTGATCAGCACCACCTACCCCGAGACCACCACCAAAGTGGTCAAGCCTATCTTGGAGAAGACCTGTTTGAAGGCCGGGAAGGATTTTTACCTGGCCTTTTCTCCGGAGCGGATAGATCCCGGCAACAAGAAATTCGGCATCGCCAACACCCCCACCGTGGTGGGGGGGCTGACCCCCAGATGCGGGGAGCTGGCCGGCCTGCTTTACCGGCAGATCATCGACCAGGTGGTGATGGTCTCCTCGCCCTCGGCCGCCGAGATGACCAAGCTGCTGGAGAACATCTTCCGCAGCGTCAACATAGCCCTGGTGAACGAGCTGGCCTGCCTGTGCGAGAGGATGGAGGGGGTGGACATCTGGGAGGTGGTGGACGCCGCGGCCACCAAACCCTACGGCTACATGCCGTTCTACCCCGGCCCCGGCCTGGGCGGCCACTGCATTCCCATCGATCCCTATTACCTGGCCTGGAAGGCCAAGGAATACGACTTTCATACCGATTTCATAGAGCTGGCGGCCGAGACCAACGAAAACATGCCCTACCACGTGGTGGACAAGGTGATCAGCGCCCTTTCCGACATAGGACTGGCGGCCTCCCGGTCCAAGGTGCTGGTGCTGGGCGTGGCCTTTAAAAAGGACATTGACGACACCCGCAGCAGCCCGGCCATCAAAGTGATAGAGCTTTTGCGGCCCAAGGTAAAGTCGCTGATATACAATGATCCCTGGGTGCCAAAATTTTCGGAGCACGGGATCTCTTTAACTTCGGTTCCATTGACCCAGAAACTGTTAAGGTCGGTGGATTGCGTCCTGATCACCACCAACCATTCCGAATATGATCTGAAGATGATAGTGAAGAATTCCAAATTGGTGGTGGATACCAGGAACGCCACCAAGGGAATAAAAAGCCCCAAAATAGTGAAGATCGGGCGGAAACAATAATCCATGATCGGTTTTAGGCTTACCCTTTGTAATTCATCGGTTTAATGTCTTGACAAATCAAAGTATTTGAGGTAAAATTAGTTATCTGAAAAAACGATAATAATCCAGCAAGGAGCTAAATTAGGGCGCCATTAAAGTTTGAGGTTTCTAAAAAACAGAAGATTTTCGGCCGAACAGCCATTGGTTGTTTTGTTTTTTAGCCTTGGCTTTATAACTAAACAAGCGCCCTGTTTTTATACCTTAGTCACATTTCAACGGCAACAGTAAGGTATCAAAGATCCGGACGCCTAAAATATCGGGCATCCGGATCTTTATTTTGGGAGGAAATCAATGGGAAGATCATTACAGAAGGCGGCAGCACTTGCCCTGGCTTTGCTCTTGAGCGGCGTACCCCAGGCCATTGGCCAGCAGATGATGCCGGTGGAAACCAAGGAGAAGCCGGTCATCAAGGTACAGGTGCTGGGGCAGGTAAAGAATCCCGGAATTTACGCGGTACCTCCCTATGAGAGGGTTTCCACCGCCTTTGCCATGGCCGGAGGCGCCAGCGAACAGGGTTCTTTGCGGACCATCGTCCTGACCAGGCATGGCCAGGCTATTGACACGCTGGACCTTTACAGCTATCTGGCCTTCAACCAGCAATCGGAGAACCCCAAGGTGGAGGATGGGGACATCATATTCATTCCGGTGGTCCAGAACGCAGTGCGGGTGGCCGGCCAGGTCTGGAAGCCCGGAAGCTACGAGGTAAAGCCGGGCGAAAGGCTGATGGATGTGATAACCATGGCCGGGGGCTTTACCCCGGTGGCCACCAAGGAGGACATCAAGATCGAGAACATCGCCCGGCCCGGGGAAGTGGCCAGCATCAGTTATACCAAGCTGGTGATAGACAACGATCAGGCCATGAATGTTCTGCTGAAGGAAGGCGACGTGGTGACAGTGCCCACCGCTCCGACCACGGTGACGGTGGTGGGCCAGGTGCAGAAGGGCGGAACCTTTGTGTTTGAACCGGGAACGGTGATAAGTTACTACCTGGGAATGGCCGGGGGCTACGGAGACAGGGCCAGCACCAGCAATATAAGGATTAACCGCTGGGGCGGAAGGTCACTGAGTGCCAAGGAATCCACCCCGGTGGAGCCGGGCGACGTGGTGATAGTGGGGGAGATGCAGATCAAGGGCTGGCGGGATTACATCTCTGTGACCGGGCAGCTGTTGACCATGTTCTTTATCGTTTGGTCAGTAACAAAGTAACTTTAGCCACAAAACGCACCCTTCGATAAACTCAGGG of bacterium contains these proteins:
- the ispG gene encoding flavodoxin-dependent (E)-4-hydroxy-3-methylbut-2-enyl-diphosphate synthase → MSKNPINRHWPRARTKTVKIGGISIGGTNQVAIQSMTTTGTADHKSTLAQIKRLEKAGCQIIRLAVPDQEAARALKQIRQGTKLPLVADIHFDHRLALLALEAGVDKLRINPGNIGSRDKIKQVVRAAARRGVPIRIGVNAGSLEKDILARHGRPTAAGLVESALRHILILEDLDFTDIVISLKGSEVPMTIEAYRIMSRRSKYPLHLGITEAGTAYAGAIRSAVGIGSLLSQGIGDTIRVSLSGDPVKEVEAARIILQSLDLGSFGPVVLACPTCGRARIDVARIAGQVERKIKNIITPLKIAVMGCAVNGPGEARQADLGIAGGSNGKGLLFKKGKVVETVAENMMIERLLAEIGKMSPK
- the sppA gene encoding signal peptide peptidase SppA codes for the protein MASGKKIFFIVLIAAGVLLFGLTMAAIVWSSFSQSGGMEVSYGKYVGIVEVNGAIVSPDETVNLIKKYRDNSAIKAIVLRVQSPGGGVAASQEIYQAVKNARSVKPVVCSMGEVAASGGYYIACACDSIVANPGTLTGSIGVIMEFMVAEELIKKVGLKFEVLKAGQNKDLGSPFRQMTPEERALLQSMIDDVHGQFIEAVAEGRQLSPDSVRSFADGRVFSGRQALALRLVDKMGTLEDAITLAAGMAGLKEKPKIFRERKKKPTLFDLLVKGVDEITNLDNSGVRLQYRLVR
- a CDS encoding DUF4139 domain-containing protein — encoded protein: MKNILRIILPIFVLASSAAAGQDDREISLTVYNNNLGLVSEVRQLSLKKGTSEIKITDVPSQIDATSVFFQSLSDPDKVAVLEQNYQYDLVGAAKLLERYIDQNIKAYGAGGKVYEGKLLAYDGAGIVLNTGGNIITLRLTDNLQNFEFPNLPQGLITRPTLMWLVDNQGPASQKCRISYLTAGISWHAEYVALLAEDEKTLDLGAWVSLENNSGASFQQARLKLVAGDVNRAQGPQRRYPSAKADLQSASPQFEEESFFEYHLYTLQRKATVANNEVKQISLFPNTRADCKKLFTYDGAGSGKKVAVQLEFKNEKGSGLGMPLPAGKIRVYKKDDGQSQQFVGEDRIEHTPKDEKVRITLGSAFDIVGERTPREYKRINERTQEQSVEVKLRNHKNEGVEIIVVEHLSGDWDIRSKTHEFKKRDAQTVEFKVPVAKDGETVLSYTVRYKW
- a CDS encoding TldD/PmbA family protein, encoding MYGEGKIKGYLRLALSASRADQLEAVIMAEDSRLTRFANSYIHQNVSESNVLLSIRAVIGKKIGVASTNILTPEAIKRTVSQACQIASIQKENPDFVSLPSPVKAKTGNWNLLVPRTEKYTARERALAVKVICDRANKFGAKAYGAFSTGVAELGVANSLGIMQYNCASDANINTVVMTETGSGYGQGASRDVAKINIKQIAESAVKKAVESQHPTELKPGVYPVVMEDMAAITLLEFLNYTGFSAMAVQEGRSFMGLNMGKKIVSPKVTIVDDPRNNHGFAFPFDFEGVPKQKVTLIEKGVARNVVYDSFTAHKAKQKNTGHALPAPAYYPMAGNLEMKGGDSSLEKMIASTERGVYITRFHYCNLIDPMQVSITGMTRDGTFLIENGKITKPVKNLRFTESVLKALSNVSAVSRQTTLVTEGGGYGHRFAAGTLVPALKIDKFNFTGKTDF
- the gmd gene encoding GDP-mannose 4,6-dehydratase, which translates into the protein MKALITGITGQDGSYLADFLLAKGYQVHGMVRRASTESFDRIEHIKDKIIFHQADLLDQLSLITAIKESQPDEIYNLAAQSFVPTSWDQPVLTGEFTALGVTRMLEAVRLVNPKIKFYQASSSEMFGKVRETPQTELTPFHPRSPYGVAKVYGHWITINYRESYDIFACSGILFNHESPRRGKEFVTKKITDHAARIKLGLADELRLGNLDAKRDWGFAGDYVRAMWLMLQQTQPDDYVIATGRTHSVKDFCQIAFDHLGLDYKKYVKIDPKFVRPAEVDLLLGDPAKAQKKLDWKLEVSFEQLVKMMVDHDLEYYKKLGK
- a CDS encoding GDP-mannose 4,6-dehydratase, translated to MKFFITGIEGFVGHYLAQNLLDNGHQVGGSYIDAQAASDLTEKYKLYQVDLRRPEQIDKALKDFRPQAIFHLAAQSSPALSFKNPQLTFEVNLIGTVNLLEVVRGLREKCRLVLISSCEVYGPTAGDKPLSETEPYNPISPYASSKVFQEITCLQYFRTYGLETVVVRPFPHTGPGQPETFALPSFARQIAGIEKGRREPVITVGNLSARRDISDVRDVVQAYRLLAKKGRPGEIYNVSSGQAVSMEEALKLMLKMSTVSIKTETDPSLLRPADVPLLWGDHSKLKAETGWRPSFLLKDTLESLLDYWRKRD
- a CDS encoding dTDP-4-dehydrorhamnose 3,5-epimerase family protein yields the protein MIEGVKVKKLKVIPDERGRLMEMLRCDDDLFTKFGQVYLSTTYPGVVKGWHYHKLQADNIVCVKGMLKLVLYDGRESSATKGEVSEFFLGEHNPLLVQVPKGVYHGWKCISENEAFVINCPTEPYNYSQPDEYRLDPHSSDIPYQWERKDG
- the rfbB gene encoding dTDP-glucose 4,6-dehydratase yields the protein MNKTIMVTGGAGFIGSHFVDHMLAKYPECRIVVYDKLNYRGNMDNLKQAEKNSRYAFVKADICDAQAVGETIEKHKIDVIANFAAETHVDRSIMDPDAFIKTDVYGTYVLLEAVNKYKLERFHHVSTDEVYGQVMTGASKEKDPFEARSPYAASKAGAELLVFAYFTTYGTPVTITRGANNIGPRQYPENAVPLFCTNAIDDQPLPMYGDGKQVRQYQYVMDHVEGIETVLLKGEVGQAYNCGPDSETPNIVMATRMLELLGKPTSLIKYVADRPGHDRRYCIDSSKLKSLGWKPGHNFEQALKLTVDWYRDNEWWWRKLKSGEYKEYYRKWYGQRLADAK